The Thamnophis elegans isolate rThaEle1 chromosome Z, rThaEle1.pri, whole genome shotgun sequence genome contains a region encoding:
- the HOXA13 gene encoding homeobox protein Hox-A13, which produces MTASVLLHPRWIEPVMFLYDNSLEEINKNMEAGFHAAAAAAAAGTNFVAANQCRNLMAHPASLAGAGSAAAAYPSSEAPSAAGMAESGAAVKQCSPCSGAVQGSSGPAALPYSYFSGGYFPCSVNHHHHHNASLKSCAQPAASSFADKYMETSVAASSEDFPSRAKEFAFYQGYAAGPYQPMPAGYLDMPVVPAIGGRGEPRHDSMLPVEGYQPWGIPNGWNGQVYCPKEQNQPPHLWKSSLPDVVSHPSDANSYRRGRKKRVPYTKVQLKELEREYATNKFITKDKRRRISAATNLSERQVTIWFQNRRVKEKKVINKLKTSS; this is translated from the exons ATGACAGCCTCCGTGCTCCTCCATCCCCGCTGGATCGAGCCGGTCATGTTTCTCTACGACAACAGTCTGGAGGAGATCAACAAGAACATGGAAGCGGGATTCCACGCGGCGGCCGCGGCCGCGGCTGCAGGCACCAACTTCGTGGCGGCCAACCAGTGCAGGAATCTGATGGCTCACCCAGCCTCGCTGGCCGGTGCGGGCAGCGCCGCCGCCGCATATCCGTCGAGTGAAGCACCCAGCGCCGCCGGGATGGCAGAGAGCGGGGCAGCTGTCAAGCAGTGCAGTCCTTGCTCGGGCGCCGTACAGGGCTCCTCGGGCCCCGCCGCCCTGCCTTACAGCTACTTCAGCGGCGGCTATTTCCCTTGCAGcgtcaaccaccaccaccaccacaacgcCTCGCTCAAGTCCTGCGCCCAGCCCGCCGCCTCCTCCTTCGCCGACAAGTACATGGAGACGTCGGTGGCGGCCTCCAGCGAAGACTTCCCTTCGCGCGCCAAGGAATTCGCCTTTTACCAGGGCTACGCCGCCGGACCTTACCAACCCATGCCGGCGGGCTACCTGGATATGCCGGTGGTGCCCGCGATCGGCGGCCGGGGCGAGCCTAGGCACGATTCCATGCTGCCCGTGGAAGGCTACCAACCCTGGGGCATCCCTAACGGCTGGAACGGGCAGGTCTATTGCCCCAAGGAGCAGAACCAGCCGCCCCACCTGTGGAAATCCTCTCTGCCGG ATGTGGTTTCACATCCTTCCGATGCCAACTCCTACAGgcgtggaaggaagaaaagagtgcCTTATACAAAAGTTCAGTTAAAAGAACTGGAGAGGGAATATGCTACAAATAAATTCATTACCAAGGACAAGAGAAGAAGGATATCGGCTGCTACAAATCTCTCAGAGAGGCAGGTCACAATTTGGTTCCAAAATAGAagggtgaaagaaaaaaaagtcatcaACAAATTGAAGACAAGCAGTTAA